The sequence below is a genomic window from Ipomoea triloba cultivar NCNSP0323 chromosome 2, ASM357664v1.
ATTGAAATAAGACTTAAACTTAATACTTTCATTATATGAAATAACAATTATTTCATCAAATCACAATTTACTTATTTAACAAATTACTTATACTTTATTGAACGAGAGTTGACATAAAATTGATGATTGGTAAATATATATCTACATTACTCCTCTTTTCATTTCGGATAGAGTGTTATAATCTAGGCACTAAGACTTAATATAGCTCTACTAACTTTTGACGTATCCTTATCCCGGTAAGTTTATCTTACTTTTAAAAGTGGACTATACTCGCACatcattaaatttataattatctcACTATTTTCTCTACGTCCTCACAATTTCaactcactttcaaaagtggaCTTCAATTTCAAATTCCTATAATTATTACTCACtttttaacaacaacaacaacaataatattaatttaaaaaatagaaaacaagtACAAAATTTGCAAAACTACAGTTTTTGGACTTCTTTGCAAGTTTGTTAATTAGCAAGCTGATAAacaagtgaaaaataaaaataaaataagtaaaaatttaaaaagaaattaccaTGTGGATTTGCAAGGCTCATCCTTCATGGATAGGGTTAGCCTTATTTCGACTTGAGTATGTCCATCTAGTCCAActagaaattaattatttgtaaattaattgatttaattatgatttatcatattttatttatattaatcaaTTAGCAATTAATGAATGAATTGTACCACAAATTAAATGGGTTTCTTCTAACATTTCTTTtagctaataattattaaaatcttaaaatttatttaaaataataatgtattaagattttattagtAATTTGTAGCTTTGGGGCGACAATTAGTTATTGCTTGTAAGACACAACAAAGAACGAGAGCCACAAAAAATGGGAGAAACGGCGGCAAGTCGGCAACAAACGGGAAAGAACAAACTTAAGTGTCAAAAACCGTCCGACGTACAAAATTTATGGCCAACAGCACAACAGCAACAGCGTGAGTACGAGGAAACTCCGTCACGGAATTAACTGAGACTCGTATCGTCGTATATATTAGTTAGGTCagagatttatttttaaaaaagaaaaaaatgaaaaaaagagcCAAATAATCCAAAACGCCAAGCTGGATAAGCCTCAAAATCCAAACCTCACCTTCGATTTCGTTTTCGTTTTCCAGAaataattttctcatttttctctcttAGATATGGAAATTTACCACTTCCGCTTCTGagaaaatccatttgtcacttcatATCCTTTTCTCCCCCGAAAGCTCCAGCAATGGCCGCCGTTACTTCACTCTCCTTCTCGGCGATCGGTCAATCGCCGGACCGGAAGGCGTTCAATGCTTCTTCCTCCTCAGCTCGTTGCTTGTCCTCCACTTCCGATGCGTTTCGCTTCCGCACCAATTTCGCCTTCGATTCTCTCAATTTCCGCACTTCGAGTTCGGGTTCGGGCTCGCGCATGGTAATTCACTGCATGTCCACAGGCAAGATTCAGTTTCAGAGCTAATTTTTGCATAATTTAAGCtcaatttcaatttttggtCTTACCTGGAGCTAAAATATTAATGCTGAAAGATTAAAGAATTGGAGTTTTGAAGAAAACAGAGTACAATTTTCCTTTCAATTTTTTGTATCTTTGATAGTTCATGGGTTACATTAGCTTATTTCTGTTTGCtagttaattattttgattcttttaatgattgttattattattgatctTGTAATCAATTTCAGATGTGCCCACTGTGGCAGAGACAAAAACGAATTTCTTGAGGGCTTACAAACGCCCGATTCCTAGTGTGTATAGTACTGTGATACAAGAACTGATAGTGCAGCAACATTTGATGAGGTACAAGAAATCATATCAATATGATCCTGTGTTTGCCCTTGGGTTTGTTACTGTATATGATAGACTCATGGAAGGTTATCCAACTGAAGAGGATAAGGAGGCCATTTTCAAGGCATATATTAAGGCACTAAATGAGGAGCCTGAGCAATATAGGTTTGTTCCATGAATCCTTTTACATTCTTATAATAGCCTGAGCAATAATGGGTTCATCTACATTTTAGCCTTCTGAAGTACATTGGCAACTGCAAATCTGCAATCCATTTTCGATTCATAACTGTGTTGCTATCATGCTTGGGTTGCAAAACCCAGTAACAATTTATACTTAAGATGAGTCGTGACTCATGAGTGATATATTAGTGAGATTTTAGGGGAGACAGACATTTTGGATGAAATTGGTCCTCGTAAGATAAAATATGCATTTCTTACACAAGGGTCTTTCAATCATTTTCATAATGGACTGCTAATATATAAAACTTGTGTGGGTTAAGTTTTCAAGTGGTTCCATTGCTGTAGTTGCTGGACAGCTGAAAGTGCTGTTACATTATCACTTGTGCATTGATGATGTTTGGAAAGAATAGGATAGTGTTGGCCCGTAGTTATATATGAATGATGAAAATTAGGACCCCTTCCAGGACATGTAGCTATAATAGAAAGACGGGATTTATAATGTGTAGTAACATTTTGCTAGAATGGCTAGGCACACTCATCAAT
It includes:
- the LOC116004948 gene encoding protein THYLAKOID FORMATION1, chloroplastic, whose product is MAAVTSLSFSAIGQSPDRKAFNASSSSARCLSSTSDAFRFRTNFAFDSLNFRTSSSGSGSRMVIHCMSTDVPTVAETKTNFLRAYKRPIPSVYSTVIQELIVQQHLMRYKKSYQYDPVFALGFVTVYDRLMEGYPTEEDKEAIFKAYIKALNEEPEQYRADAQKLEAWARAQDANSLVDFSSREGEVESILKDISKRAGSKNSFSYSRFFAIGLFRLLELSNATDPTILEKLCAALNVNKQSVDRDLDVYRNLLSKLVQAKELLKEYVAREKKKRGERESQKSNEAVTKFLGQYEIAAR